One window of Papaver somniferum cultivar HN1 chromosome 9, ASM357369v1, whole genome shotgun sequence genomic DNA carries:
- the LOC113309989 gene encoding uncharacterized protein LOC113309989 isoform X1 — MPRARDIGWEHGTMIAGHRHHVQCNYCNRIMIGGVTRFKKHLASRRGEIRGCEAVPNEVRELIEKHLVAWETRKTTDKKRKKVHEEASNDRAYDDKDTDSDDESDRDYAAARMDNLRALHEAEEAHQSIYTDHEEPTTESQVLYDSFPPVQFKSEQGSAPPRATDLGWVHGVMVDGDQQKIKCRYCHKMILGGGISRLKQHLAGERGNIAPCDKVPEEVKSQMLQHLGFKVWERKKKLQEECKNEDSLKSPLLSNSGRSGKEWDEGTSGRRKRQKKQVIPLGTPSTQPPLQHLPFFSQESVDQADMAVAKFMYDAGISFNAANSLYFQQMADAISAVGPGYKMPSYDSLRGDLLYRSTQEAGELCQDLRKSWEVTGCSVIADRWISRTGCTVINFFIYCSKGTIFLKSIDASEASKSSEELFNLFDSIVQEVGPRNIVHFITDTTPNYKAAGKMLMNKYKTFFWSACAAHCINLMLEELGEIDEIKEALRRAKKVCQFIYNHAWVLNTMRKITGGRDIVRPALTRFATNFLTLQNIVSLKEPLHQMFTSTTWMESAMSKQRSWKVTETVLDPQFWSLCSLTLKVTEPLLAILNLVGSEERPCMGYLYDAMEKARRAIIDSFDSEESSHLPFLKVIDRIWEEDLHSPLHAAAHYLNPSIFYNPGFCTNPVIQKGLLDCIEGLEPSLIAQDMITRQKTSYDDAVGDFSRPVAIRGRESLAPATWWSLYAADYPDLQRFAIRILSQTCSGTRCDRNWSTFERIHLKSRNRLEHERLDNLIFVHYNLRLQERHSAACKTVRQTQDPICVEELDNGVDDWVEDPGDYEEEMGWMGVSGGLPHGDGFSLNKPSDVKDECTYNVEELGNNNTKHADNQET, encoded by the exons ATGCCACGTGCAAGAGACATAGGTTGGGAACATGGGACAATGATTGCTGGGCACAGGCACCATGTGCAGTGCAATTATTGCAACAGAATCATGATTGGAGGTGTTACCCGCTTTAAAAAGCACTTGGCTAGTAGAAGAGGGGAAATTAGAGGATGTGAAGCTGTTCCAAACGAAGTAAGAGAACTCATAGAAAAGCACTTGGTCGCATGGGAAACGAGAAAAACAACAGATAAGAAGCGGAAAAAGGTACATGAAGAAGCTTCAAATGATCGTGCATATGATGATAAGGATACAGACTCTGATGATGAATCTGATCGAGATTATGCAGCAGCAAGAATGGACAATTTGCGGGCTTTGCACGAAGCAGAAGAAGCACACCAATCAATCTACACTG ATCATGAAGAGCCAACAACTGAGAGTCAGGTGTTGTATGATTCCTTCCCACCTGTTCAATTCAAGAGTGAACAA GGTTCTGCGCCTCCTAGAGCCACTGATCTTGGTTGGGTCCATGGAGTTATGGTAGATGGCGACCAGCAAAAGATAAAGTGCagatattgtcacaagatgatcTTGGGGGGTGGAATTTCCAGACTGAAGCAACATTTAGCTGGGGAAAGAGGAAATATAGCTCCATGCGATAAAGTGCCAGAAGAAGTTAAATCTCAAATGCTGCAACATTTAGGGTTTAAAGTTTGGGAAAGGAAAAAGAAGCTGCAAGAAGAATGTAAGAATGAGGATTCACTGAAGAGCCCGTTATTGTCCAATAGTGGGAGAAGTGGAAAAGAGTGGGATGAAGGTACCTCTGGTAGAAGAAAGAGGCAGAAAAAGCAAGTTATACCGCTTGGGACACCCAGCACTCAACCTCCTTTGCAGCACCTACCTTTTTTCTCTCAAGAAAGTGTTGATCAAGCTGATATGGCGGTCGCCAAATTTATGTATGATGCTGGAATATCATTCAATGCAGCAAACTCATTGTATTTCCAACAGATGGCGGATGCAATTTCAGCTGTGGGTCCTGGATATAAAATGCCTTCCTATGATTCTTTGAGGGGTGATTTGTTATATAGAAGTACCCAAGAAGCAGGTGAGCTATGTCAAGACTTGAGGAAGTCGTGGGAGGTGACCGGGTGCTCAGTTATTGCTGATAGGTGGATAAGTAGAACTGGTTGTACGGTGATAAATTTTTTCATATACTGTTCTAAGGGAACCATATTCCTGAAATCTATTGATGCATCAGAGGCCTCAAAGTCTTCCGAGGAACTTTTCAATCTTTTCGACAGCATTGTTCAAGAGGTAGGCCCAAGGAATATTGTACATTTCATAACAGACACTACACCCAACTACAAGGCTGCCGGGAAAATGTTAATGAATAAATACAAGACCTTTTTCTGGAGTGCTTGCGCAGCACACTGTATCAATTTAATGCTCGAGGAATTGGGGGAAATCGACGAGATCAAAGAGGCATTGAGAAGGGCCAAAAAGGTATGTCAATTCATATATAACCATGCATGGGTCCTCAATACAATGAGAAAGATAACTGGTGGGAGAGATATTGTAAGACCAGCTCTGACAAGGTTTGCGACCAACTTTTTAACACTGCAAAATATTGTCTCCTTGAAAGAACCTCTCCACCAGATGTTTACTAGTACTACATGGATGGAATCGGCTATGTCTAAGCAAAGGTCATGGAAGGTTACAGAAACTGTGCTGGATCCACAGTTCTGGTCGTTGTGTTCCCTAACTCTTAAGGTGACTGAACCCCTTCTTGCCATATTAAACCTTGTTGGCAGTGAAGAGAGACCTTGTATGGGGTATCTGTATGATGCTATGGAAAAGGCAAGGAGAGCTATTATTGATTCATTTGACAGCGAGGAGTCTAGCCATTTGCCTTTCTTGAAAGTCATTGATCGTATCTGGGAAGAGGACCTTCACAGCCCTCTCCATGCGGCAGCACACTATCTGAACCCCTCCATATTTTACAACCCTGGTTTTTGCACCAATCCAGTTATCCAGAAGGGCTTACTTGACTGCATTGAGGGTTTAGAGCCTAGCTTAATTGCCCAAGATATGATTACAAGGCAAAAAACTTCTTATGACGATGCTGTAGGGGATTTCAGTCGACCTGTAGCTATACGGGGCCGAGAATCATTAGCCCCAg CTACATGGTGGTCGCTGTATGCTGCAGATTATCCTGATCTGCAACGTTTTGCCATCAGAATCTTAAGTCAGACTTGCAGTGGAACCCGCTGTGATAGAAATTGGAGCACTTTTGAGCGCATCCACTTAAAGAGTAGGAATCGGTTAGAACATGAGAGGCTGGACAACCTCATCTTTGTCCATTATAACTTGCGTCTTCAAGAACG GCACTCAGCAGCATGCAAGACAGTGAGACAAACACAAGATCCTATATGTGTCGAAGAATTGGATAACGGAGTAGATGATTGGGTTGAGGATCCGGGAGATTATGAGGAAGAAATGGGGTGGATGGGTGTTTCAGGAGGATTACCCCATGGTGATGGTTTCTCTCTGAATAAACCCTCGGATGTCAAAGATGAGTGTACTTATAATGTAGAGGAATTAGGTAACAATAACACTAAACATGCTGATAATCAAGAGACATGA
- the LOC113309838 gene encoding DEAD-box ATP-dependent RNA helicase 41-like isoform X2 produces MEDKHEVNDHKTLFPVTHSGEATVSLVKEKCWDQREALSGEPCCVICGRYGEYICNETDDDICSIECKSTLLGRLSNAQKREKLPHQVRIPVVDECVYVRDNDDDILKAPSLSDNEVEVLRNKLEIQVKGASVPPPILSFSSCNLPQKVQKNLEAAGYEVPTPIQMQAIPIALTGRNLLVSAATGSGKTASFLVPIVSRCSKFRLANPTSQRKPLAMVLAPTRELCVQVEEQAKVLGNGLPFKTALVVGGEPMAGQIYRIHHGVELIVGTPGRLIDLLTKHNVELDEVSILALDEVDCMLERGFRDQVMQVFLALSQPQILMYSATVPREVENIGSLLAKDLVFVTAGKDSGTNKSVKQIAIWVESKHKKRKLFEILTSQQHFKPPVVVFVGSRLGADLLSEAITVTTGIKALPFHGEKPMKERRNTLRLFLTGEVSIIVATGVLGRGVDLLRVRQVIVFDMPNSIKEYIHQIGRASRLGEEGTAFLFLNEEDKNLFQDLVGMLKSSGAVIPRELANSRYTNISYTTRGEQRKRKWGS; encoded by the exons ATGGAAGACAAACATGAGGTTAATGACCACAAAACTTTGTTTCCAGTAACTCACAGTGGTGAAGCCACAG TGAGTCTAGTGAAGGAAAAGTGTTGGGATCAGAGAGAAGCCTTATCAGGGGAACCTTGTTGTGTTATTTGTGGTCGCTATGGTGAGTATATCTGCAATGAAACAGATGACGATATTTGCAGCATTGAGTGTAAGTCAACCCTGCTTGGTAGGCTCTCCAATGCCCAAAAGCGAGAAAAACTCCCACATCAAGTAAGAATACCTGTTGTTGATGAATGCGTTTACGTtagggataatgatgatgatATATTAAAAGCTCCTTCATTAAGCGACAATGAGGTGGAAGTGCTTCGGAACAAACTTGAGATACAAGTCAAGGGTGCGAGTGTTCCTCCCCCTATTTTGTCATTTTCTTCTTGCAATCTTCCTCAGAAGGTCCAGAAAAATCTAGAAGCTGCAGGATATGAAGTTCCTACACCTATCCAAATGCAAGCCATCCCTATTGCTTTAACTGGCCGAAATTTACTTGTTTCAGCTGCTACAGGCTCTGGTAAAACAGCCTCCTTTTTGGTTCCCATAGTTTCTCGTTGCTCAAAATTTCGCCTTGCGAACCCCACCAGCCAGAGGAAACCTTTGGCAATGGTTTTAGCACCAACTAGAGAGCTGTGTGTGCAGGTAGAGGAACAAGCTAAGGTGCTTGGAAATGGTTTACCCTTTAAAACTGCTCTTGTAGTTGGTGGTGAGCCAATGGCTGGACAAATCTACCGCATTCATCATGGGGTGGAATTGATTGTTGGAACTCCTGGTAGGCTCATTGATCTTTTAACCAAGCACAATGTCGAACTGGATGAAGTTTCTATCTTGGCATTGGATGAGGTAGATTGCATGCTTGAGAGAGGCTTTCGGGatcaggttatgcaggtttttcTAGCTCTTTCTCAGCCTCAGATTTTAATGTACTCGGCGACAGTTCCTCGAGAGGTGGAGAACATCGGTAGTTTGTTAGCTAAGGATTTGGTATTTGTCACTGCTGGAAAGGATAGTGGGACAAACAAGTCTGTGAAGCAAATAGCTATCTGGGTGGAGTCGAAGCATAAGAAACggaaactctttgagatactaaCGAGCCAGCAGCATTTCAAACCACCTGTTGTAGTATTTGTGGGTTCAAGACTAGGAGCTGATCTTCTCTCGGAAGCAATCACGGTCACCACTGGGATAAAAGCTCTACCATTTCATGGGGAGAAGCCCATGAAGGAACGGAGGAACACGCTAAGGTTGTTTTTGACTGGGGAGGTTTCTATCATCGTAGCTACTGGTGTTTTAGGACGGGGAGTAGATCTCTTGAGAGTGAGACAAGTGATTGTATTTGACATGCCGAACTCGATTAAAGAGTACATTCACCAGATTGGAAGAGCTTCTAGATTGGGAGAGGAAGGGACGGCGTTTCTCTTTCTAAATGAGGAAGACAAGAATCTGTTCCAGGATTTGGTTGGAATGCTGAAATCATCAGGAGCTGTTATTCCTCGGGAGCTTGCTAATTCACGGTATACGAATATTTCTTATACCACTCGTGGGGAGCAAAGGAAGAGGAAGTGGGGTTCTTAA
- the LOC113309838 gene encoding DEAD-box ATP-dependent RNA helicase 41-like isoform X3: MSDAVSLVKEKCWDQREALSGEPCCVICGRYGEYICNETDDDICSIECKSTLLGRLSNAQKREKLPHQVRIPVVDECVYVRDNDDDILKAPSLSDNEVEVLRNKLEIQVKGASVPPPILSFSSCNLPQKVQKNLEAAGYEVPTPIQMQAIPIALTGRNLLVSAATGSGKTASFLVPIVSRCSKFRLANPTSQRKPLAMVLAPTRELCVQVEEQAKVLGNGLPFKTALVVGGEPMAGQIYRIHHGVELIVGTPGRLIDLLTKHNVELDEVSILALDEVDCMLERGFRDQVMQVFLALSQPQILMYSATVPREVENIGSLLAKDLVFVTAGKDSGTNKSVKQIAIWVESKHKKRKLFEILTSQQHFKPPVVVFVGSRLGADLLSEAITVTTGIKALPFHGEKPMKERRNTLRLFLTGEVSIIVATGVLGRGVDLLRVRQVIVFDMPNSIKEYIHQIGRASRLGEEGTAFLFLNEEDKNLFQDLVGMLKSSGAVIPRELANSRYTNISYTTRGEQRKRKWGS, translated from the coding sequence TGTCTGATGCAGTGAGTCTAGTGAAGGAAAAGTGTTGGGATCAGAGAGAAGCCTTATCAGGGGAACCTTGTTGTGTTATTTGTGGTCGCTATGGTGAGTATATCTGCAATGAAACAGATGACGATATTTGCAGCATTGAGTGTAAGTCAACCCTGCTTGGTAGGCTCTCCAATGCCCAAAAGCGAGAAAAACTCCCACATCAAGTAAGAATACCTGTTGTTGATGAATGCGTTTACGTtagggataatgatgatgatATATTAAAAGCTCCTTCATTAAGCGACAATGAGGTGGAAGTGCTTCGGAACAAACTTGAGATACAAGTCAAGGGTGCGAGTGTTCCTCCCCCTATTTTGTCATTTTCTTCTTGCAATCTTCCTCAGAAGGTCCAGAAAAATCTAGAAGCTGCAGGATATGAAGTTCCTACACCTATCCAAATGCAAGCCATCCCTATTGCTTTAACTGGCCGAAATTTACTTGTTTCAGCTGCTACAGGCTCTGGTAAAACAGCCTCCTTTTTGGTTCCCATAGTTTCTCGTTGCTCAAAATTTCGCCTTGCGAACCCCACCAGCCAGAGGAAACCTTTGGCAATGGTTTTAGCACCAACTAGAGAGCTGTGTGTGCAGGTAGAGGAACAAGCTAAGGTGCTTGGAAATGGTTTACCCTTTAAAACTGCTCTTGTAGTTGGTGGTGAGCCAATGGCTGGACAAATCTACCGCATTCATCATGGGGTGGAATTGATTGTTGGAACTCCTGGTAGGCTCATTGATCTTTTAACCAAGCACAATGTCGAACTGGATGAAGTTTCTATCTTGGCATTGGATGAGGTAGATTGCATGCTTGAGAGAGGCTTTCGGGatcaggttatgcaggtttttcTAGCTCTTTCTCAGCCTCAGATTTTAATGTACTCGGCGACAGTTCCTCGAGAGGTGGAGAACATCGGTAGTTTGTTAGCTAAGGATTTGGTATTTGTCACTGCTGGAAAGGATAGTGGGACAAACAAGTCTGTGAAGCAAATAGCTATCTGGGTGGAGTCGAAGCATAAGAAACggaaactctttgagatactaaCGAGCCAGCAGCATTTCAAACCACCTGTTGTAGTATTTGTGGGTTCAAGACTAGGAGCTGATCTTCTCTCGGAAGCAATCACGGTCACCACTGGGATAAAAGCTCTACCATTTCATGGGGAGAAGCCCATGAAGGAACGGAGGAACACGCTAAGGTTGTTTTTGACTGGGGAGGTTTCTATCATCGTAGCTACTGGTGTTTTAGGACGGGGAGTAGATCTCTTGAGAGTGAGACAAGTGATTGTATTTGACATGCCGAACTCGATTAAAGAGTACATTCACCAGATTGGAAGAGCTTCTAGATTGGGAGAGGAAGGGACGGCGTTTCTCTTTCTAAATGAGGAAGACAAGAATCTGTTCCAGGATTTGGTTGGAATGCTGAAATCATCAGGAGCTGTTATTCCTCGGGAGCTTGCTAATTCACGGTATACGAATATTTCTTATACCACTCGTGGGGAGCAAAGGAAGAGGAAGTGGGGTTCTTAA
- the LOC113309840 gene encoding inositol polyphosphate multikinase beta-like yields MLKAPDHQVAGHQAHAGKLGPLVDDSGRFYKPLQSDERGTKEAAFYSSFSSNSKIPTPIRRFFPTYHRTQLLEASDGSGMHLHLVLQDIVSNRLDPSVMDIKMGSRTWYPQASEDYIMKCLKKDRESTSVPLGFRISGLQTYESEKLGYWKPDKKVVQDFTLEDVKLTLKRFVSSNPSSNAEPDCALASLMYGGSDGILAQLLELKAWFEDQTIYQFYSCSVLMVYEKAGVGEEGFRSRSGAEVKLVDFAHVVDGQGVIDHNFLGGLCSLIKFVSDILVSSTNRSKAEGDLKEQPENIANDVKA; encoded by the coding sequence ATGCTCAAGGCCCCTGATCATCAGGTTGCAGGCCATCAAGCTCATGCTGGAAAGCTTGGGCCACTCGTAGATGATTCTGGTCGCTTCTACAAGCCCCTCCAAAGTGACGAACGTGGCACCAAAGAGGCTGCCTTCTATTCTTCATTCTCTTCCAATAGCAAAATCCCGACTCCTATTCGTCGATTTTTTCCTACTTACCACAGAACCCAACTTCTAGAAGCTTCAGATGGATCTGGTATGCACCTTCACCTTGTTTTGCAAGACATTGTCTCAAATCGCCTGGATCCATCTGTCATGGATATCAAGATGGGGTCCAGAACTTGGTATCCCCAAGCTTCAGAAGACTACATCATGAAATGCCTTAAGAAAGATAGAGAATCAACAAGCGTCCCCTTGGGTTTCAGGATATCGGGTTTACAGACCTATGAAAGTGAAAAGCTTGGTTACTGGAAACCTGATAAGAAGGTCGTCCAAGATTTTACGTTAGAGGATGTTAAGTTGACTTTAAAGAGGTTTGTCTCTTCCAACCCGTCTTCAAATGCAGAACCTGATTGTGCACTTGCATCATTAATGTATGGTGGGTCGGATGGGATTCTGGCACAATTGTTGGAGCTGAAAGCATGGTTTGAGGATCAGACAATATACCAGTTCTACTCTTGTTCCGTTCTTATGGTGTATGAGAAGGCGGGGGTGGGAGAGGAAGGGTTCCGCTCCCGCTCAGGTGCTGAAGTTAAGCTTGTTGATTTTGCTCATGTCGTGGATGGCCAAGGTGTCATTGACCATAATTTCTTGGGTGGGCTCTGTTCTTTGATAAAATTTGTGTCAGATATACTAGTTTCTTCTACTAACAGGTCTAAAGCTGAAGGTGATCTAAAAGAACAGCCTGAGAATATTGCAAATGATGTGAAAGCATAG
- the LOC113309989 gene encoding uncharacterized protein LOC113309989 isoform X2 has protein sequence MVDGDQQKIKCRYCHKMILGGGISRLKQHLAGERGNIAPCDKVPEEVKSQMLQHLGFKVWERKKKLQEECKNEDSLKSPLLSNSGRSGKEWDEGTSGRRKRQKKQVIPLGTPSTQPPLQHLPFFSQESVDQADMAVAKFMYDAGISFNAANSLYFQQMADAISAVGPGYKMPSYDSLRGDLLYRSTQEAGELCQDLRKSWEVTGCSVIADRWISRTGCTVINFFIYCSKGTIFLKSIDASEASKSSEELFNLFDSIVQEVGPRNIVHFITDTTPNYKAAGKMLMNKYKTFFWSACAAHCINLMLEELGEIDEIKEALRRAKKVCQFIYNHAWVLNTMRKITGGRDIVRPALTRFATNFLTLQNIVSLKEPLHQMFTSTTWMESAMSKQRSWKVTETVLDPQFWSLCSLTLKVTEPLLAILNLVGSEERPCMGYLYDAMEKARRAIIDSFDSEESSHLPFLKVIDRIWEEDLHSPLHAAAHYLNPSIFYNPGFCTNPVIQKGLLDCIEGLEPSLIAQDMITRQKTSYDDAVGDFSRPVAIRGRESLAPATWWSLYAADYPDLQRFAIRILSQTCSGTRCDRNWSTFERIHLKSRNRLEHERLDNLIFVHYNLRLQERHSAACKTVRQTQDPICVEELDNGVDDWVEDPGDYEEEMGWMGVSGGLPHGDGFSLNKPSDVKDECTYNVEELGNNNTKHADNQET, from the exons ATGGTAGATGGCGACCAGCAAAAGATAAAGTGCagatattgtcacaagatgatcTTGGGGGGTGGAATTTCCAGACTGAAGCAACATTTAGCTGGGGAAAGAGGAAATATAGCTCCATGCGATAAAGTGCCAGAAGAAGTTAAATCTCAAATGCTGCAACATTTAGGGTTTAAAGTTTGGGAAAGGAAAAAGAAGCTGCAAGAAGAATGTAAGAATGAGGATTCACTGAAGAGCCCGTTATTGTCCAATAGTGGGAGAAGTGGAAAAGAGTGGGATGAAGGTACCTCTGGTAGAAGAAAGAGGCAGAAAAAGCAAGTTATACCGCTTGGGACACCCAGCACTCAACCTCCTTTGCAGCACCTACCTTTTTTCTCTCAAGAAAGTGTTGATCAAGCTGATATGGCGGTCGCCAAATTTATGTATGATGCTGGAATATCATTCAATGCAGCAAACTCATTGTATTTCCAACAGATGGCGGATGCAATTTCAGCTGTGGGTCCTGGATATAAAATGCCTTCCTATGATTCTTTGAGGGGTGATTTGTTATATAGAAGTACCCAAGAAGCAGGTGAGCTATGTCAAGACTTGAGGAAGTCGTGGGAGGTGACCGGGTGCTCAGTTATTGCTGATAGGTGGATAAGTAGAACTGGTTGTACGGTGATAAATTTTTTCATATACTGTTCTAAGGGAACCATATTCCTGAAATCTATTGATGCATCAGAGGCCTCAAAGTCTTCCGAGGAACTTTTCAATCTTTTCGACAGCATTGTTCAAGAGGTAGGCCCAAGGAATATTGTACATTTCATAACAGACACTACACCCAACTACAAGGCTGCCGGGAAAATGTTAATGAATAAATACAAGACCTTTTTCTGGAGTGCTTGCGCAGCACACTGTATCAATTTAATGCTCGAGGAATTGGGGGAAATCGACGAGATCAAAGAGGCATTGAGAAGGGCCAAAAAGGTATGTCAATTCATATATAACCATGCATGGGTCCTCAATACAATGAGAAAGATAACTGGTGGGAGAGATATTGTAAGACCAGCTCTGACAAGGTTTGCGACCAACTTTTTAACACTGCAAAATATTGTCTCCTTGAAAGAACCTCTCCACCAGATGTTTACTAGTACTACATGGATGGAATCGGCTATGTCTAAGCAAAGGTCATGGAAGGTTACAGAAACTGTGCTGGATCCACAGTTCTGGTCGTTGTGTTCCCTAACTCTTAAGGTGACTGAACCCCTTCTTGCCATATTAAACCTTGTTGGCAGTGAAGAGAGACCTTGTATGGGGTATCTGTATGATGCTATGGAAAAGGCAAGGAGAGCTATTATTGATTCATTTGACAGCGAGGAGTCTAGCCATTTGCCTTTCTTGAAAGTCATTGATCGTATCTGGGAAGAGGACCTTCACAGCCCTCTCCATGCGGCAGCACACTATCTGAACCCCTCCATATTTTACAACCCTGGTTTTTGCACCAATCCAGTTATCCAGAAGGGCTTACTTGACTGCATTGAGGGTTTAGAGCCTAGCTTAATTGCCCAAGATATGATTACAAGGCAAAAAACTTCTTATGACGATGCTGTAGGGGATTTCAGTCGACCTGTAGCTATACGGGGCCGAGAATCATTAGCCCCAg CTACATGGTGGTCGCTGTATGCTGCAGATTATCCTGATCTGCAACGTTTTGCCATCAGAATCTTAAGTCAGACTTGCAGTGGAACCCGCTGTGATAGAAATTGGAGCACTTTTGAGCGCATCCACTTAAAGAGTAGGAATCGGTTAGAACATGAGAGGCTGGACAACCTCATCTTTGTCCATTATAACTTGCGTCTTCAAGAACG GCACTCAGCAGCATGCAAGACAGTGAGACAAACACAAGATCCTATATGTGTCGAAGAATTGGATAACGGAGTAGATGATTGGGTTGAGGATCCGGGAGATTATGAGGAAGAAATGGGGTGGATGGGTGTTTCAGGAGGATTACCCCATGGTGATGGTTTCTCTCTGAATAAACCCTCGGATGTCAAAGATGAGTGTACTTATAATGTAGAGGAATTAGGTAACAATAACACTAAACATGCTGATAATCAAGAGACATGA
- the LOC113309838 gene encoding DEAD-box ATP-dependent RNA helicase 41-like isoform X1, protein MEDKHEVNDHKTLFPVTHSGEATVSDAVSLVKEKCWDQREALSGEPCCVICGRYGEYICNETDDDICSIECKSTLLGRLSNAQKREKLPHQVRIPVVDECVYVRDNDDDILKAPSLSDNEVEVLRNKLEIQVKGASVPPPILSFSSCNLPQKVQKNLEAAGYEVPTPIQMQAIPIALTGRNLLVSAATGSGKTASFLVPIVSRCSKFRLANPTSQRKPLAMVLAPTRELCVQVEEQAKVLGNGLPFKTALVVGGEPMAGQIYRIHHGVELIVGTPGRLIDLLTKHNVELDEVSILALDEVDCMLERGFRDQVMQVFLALSQPQILMYSATVPREVENIGSLLAKDLVFVTAGKDSGTNKSVKQIAIWVESKHKKRKLFEILTSQQHFKPPVVVFVGSRLGADLLSEAITVTTGIKALPFHGEKPMKERRNTLRLFLTGEVSIIVATGVLGRGVDLLRVRQVIVFDMPNSIKEYIHQIGRASRLGEEGTAFLFLNEEDKNLFQDLVGMLKSSGAVIPRELANSRYTNISYTTRGEQRKRKWGS, encoded by the exons ATGGAAGACAAACATGAGGTTAATGACCACAAAACTTTGTTTCCAGTAACTCACAGTGGTGAAGCCACAG TGTCTGATGCAGTGAGTCTAGTGAAGGAAAAGTGTTGGGATCAGAGAGAAGCCTTATCAGGGGAACCTTGTTGTGTTATTTGTGGTCGCTATGGTGAGTATATCTGCAATGAAACAGATGACGATATTTGCAGCATTGAGTGTAAGTCAACCCTGCTTGGTAGGCTCTCCAATGCCCAAAAGCGAGAAAAACTCCCACATCAAGTAAGAATACCTGTTGTTGATGAATGCGTTTACGTtagggataatgatgatgatATATTAAAAGCTCCTTCATTAAGCGACAATGAGGTGGAAGTGCTTCGGAACAAACTTGAGATACAAGTCAAGGGTGCGAGTGTTCCTCCCCCTATTTTGTCATTTTCTTCTTGCAATCTTCCTCAGAAGGTCCAGAAAAATCTAGAAGCTGCAGGATATGAAGTTCCTACACCTATCCAAATGCAAGCCATCCCTATTGCTTTAACTGGCCGAAATTTACTTGTTTCAGCTGCTACAGGCTCTGGTAAAACAGCCTCCTTTTTGGTTCCCATAGTTTCTCGTTGCTCAAAATTTCGCCTTGCGAACCCCACCAGCCAGAGGAAACCTTTGGCAATGGTTTTAGCACCAACTAGAGAGCTGTGTGTGCAGGTAGAGGAACAAGCTAAGGTGCTTGGAAATGGTTTACCCTTTAAAACTGCTCTTGTAGTTGGTGGTGAGCCAATGGCTGGACAAATCTACCGCATTCATCATGGGGTGGAATTGATTGTTGGAACTCCTGGTAGGCTCATTGATCTTTTAACCAAGCACAATGTCGAACTGGATGAAGTTTCTATCTTGGCATTGGATGAGGTAGATTGCATGCTTGAGAGAGGCTTTCGGGatcaggttatgcaggtttttcTAGCTCTTTCTCAGCCTCAGATTTTAATGTACTCGGCGACAGTTCCTCGAGAGGTGGAGAACATCGGTAGTTTGTTAGCTAAGGATTTGGTATTTGTCACTGCTGGAAAGGATAGTGGGACAAACAAGTCTGTGAAGCAAATAGCTATCTGGGTGGAGTCGAAGCATAAGAAACggaaactctttgagatactaaCGAGCCAGCAGCATTTCAAACCACCTGTTGTAGTATTTGTGGGTTCAAGACTAGGAGCTGATCTTCTCTCGGAAGCAATCACGGTCACCACTGGGATAAAAGCTCTACCATTTCATGGGGAGAAGCCCATGAAGGAACGGAGGAACACGCTAAGGTTGTTTTTGACTGGGGAGGTTTCTATCATCGTAGCTACTGGTGTTTTAGGACGGGGAGTAGATCTCTTGAGAGTGAGACAAGTGATTGTATTTGACATGCCGAACTCGATTAAAGAGTACATTCACCAGATTGGAAGAGCTTCTAGATTGGGAGAGGAAGGGACGGCGTTTCTCTTTCTAAATGAGGAAGACAAGAATCTGTTCCAGGATTTGGTTGGAATGCTGAAATCATCAGGAGCTGTTATTCCTCGGGAGCTTGCTAATTCACGGTATACGAATATTTCTTATACCACTCGTGGGGAGCAAAGGAAGAGGAAGTGGGGTTCTTAA